One Brassica napus cultivar Da-Ae chromosome C2, Da-Ae, whole genome shotgun sequence DNA window includes the following coding sequences:
- the LOC106380763 gene encoding protein CLT1, chloroplastic-like, with protein sequence MATSSGRLIAGSTASMSSIKRRNANPPQSISLICRNQIQGVPPLVLLRPSRRSRPWRIEAVPSAKFWDGSDDFEVAKEEKKRKPDASPGGKTDDHALAGKQDRTTEIVIAAAVTAALGVGNRVMYKLALIPLKKYPFFLAQLSTFGYVAVYFSILYFRYRAGIVTKEMLSVPKIPFLIVGILESLALTSGMAAAANLSGPSTTVLSQTFLIWQILFSMIFLGRRYRINQILGCVLVAFGVIVSVASGSGAAHSFKDAGIFWSLLMVLSFMLQGADTVMKEIIFIDSKKRLKGASLDLFVVNSYGSIFQVICIALLLPFLSKLWGIPFNQLPSYLRDGGACFLNIGAKTTGCEGAPLLPIMFVMMNMAYNISLLRLIKISSAVVSSLASTVSVPIAVYFFTLPLPYLGVASSLPTGFVAGTVILVLGMLLYAWTPSSQTPDSVIPSPPST encoded by the exons ATGGCGACGAGCTCCGGCCGGTTAATCGCCGGTTCGACGGCGTCGATGAGCTCAATCAAACGGCGCAATGCGAATCCACCTCAATCAATCTCCCTAATCTGTCGAAATCAAATACAAGGCGTACCGCCTCTCGTCCTCCTCCGGCCATCTCGAAGGTCCAGGCCGTGGCGAATCGAGGCGGTTCCTTCCGCGAAGTTCTGGGACGGATCTGACGATTTCGAAGTCGccaaggaggagaagaagaggaagccagACGCGTCGCCCGGTGGAAAAACCGACGATCACGCTCTCGCCGGAAAACAGGACAGGACGACCGAGATAGTAATCGCGGCGGCGGTAACGGCGGCGCTGGGGGTGGGGAACCGCGTAATGTATAAGCTGGCGCTTATTCCTCTAAAAAAATATCCCTTCTTCCTCGCTCAGCTTTCCACTTTCGG GTATGTAGCTGTATACTTTTCTATCCTGTATTTCAGATACCGAGCTGGGATTGTTACAAAAGAGATGCTATCAGTTCCAAAGATTCCATTTTTAATTGTTGGCATTTTGGAGTCTCTTGCTTTAACTTCTGGGATGGCGGCTGCAG CAAATCTCTCTGGACCATCTACTACAGTTTTATCTCAG ACGTTTCTTATTTGGCAAATTCTATTCTCCATGATTTTTCTTGGGAGGAGATATAGAATAAACCAAATATTGGGATGTGTTCTTGTAGCATTTGGTGTAATCGTCAGTGTGGCAAG TGGATCAGGGGCCGCCCATTCATTTAAAGATGCTGGAATATTTTGGAGTCTTCTTATGGTATTATCTTTTATGCTTCAAGGAGCAGATACAGTAATGAAG GAAATCATCTTTATAGATAGCAAAAAGCGGTTGAAG GGTGCTTCACTTGATCTCTTTGTTGTAAACTCATATGGTTCAATTTTCCAA GTCATATGCATAGCGTtgcttcttccttttctttcaaAACTTTGGGGCATACCGTTTAACCAACTACCAAGCTATCTCAGAGACGGAGGTGCTTGCTTTCTGAACATCGGTGCTAAAACAACAG GATGCGAAGGGGCGCCCCTTCTTCCTATAATGTTTGTCATGATGAACATGGCTTATAACATCTCTCTTCTACGCCTCATCAAGATCTCATCTGCTGTTGTGTCGTCTCTGGCATCCACCGTTTCAG TGCCCATAGCGGTTTACTTCTTCACGCTTCCCTTACCGTACCTTGGGGTCGCATCTTCACTTCCAACAGGGTTCGTGGCAGGCACAGTCATCCTCGTACTGGGCATGCTTCTATATGCGTGGACACCATCATCTCAAACTCCCGATTCGGTTATCCCCTCGCCCCCATCAACTTAA